Proteins encoded together in one Streptomyces sp. NBC_01216 window:
- the eccD gene encoding type VII secretion integral membrane protein EccD: MSTTAATGFCRVTVVAPDSRIDVALPEDIAVADVYPEILRLTGQTQAAGTPTGYHLVRRDGSVLDGARTLAAQQVLDGEVLSLRPFAQSLPPAVFDDVSDAVASAVTRDRHLWSDDLLRGAGLAAGVLLLVLMGFVLWYADPVRHDMHGLPGVVAGAVGVLLTAFAGVRARVYQDRATAVALGLGALPLLLIAGSGIVGPDAGQGPGRLQFLLGCVAVLVAAVTLVVLTPSGDAPFVAATFLATVGTLATFLAILAESSATETAAVCAPVAIGLVAFLPGLSARFARLPIGYAAPRSAADEEFHAEPGQPLPDEAQPVDGERVALQARRGHEMLLGLVGGCAAVVVGSAAVLGFAGQVWGQLLALAAGLAMLLRARLFRYTSQVVCVLVAGIVAIALLILGLSLNPPVDLVKDLLMYGDRGGLDIRTIWLTAAVAAGAALVTAVGLIIPRKGLSPFWGRLLDLTEGFVLLSLVPLCLAVLDVFAAARSLTSK; the protein is encoded by the coding sequence GTGAGTACGACCGCAGCGACCGGCTTCTGCCGCGTCACCGTCGTGGCGCCGGACAGTCGTATCGACGTCGCGCTCCCCGAGGACATCGCGGTCGCCGACGTCTACCCGGAGATCCTGCGGCTCACCGGACAGACCCAGGCCGCCGGCACCCCGACCGGGTACCACCTCGTCCGGCGCGACGGCTCGGTCCTGGACGGGGCGCGCACGCTCGCCGCCCAGCAGGTCCTCGACGGCGAGGTCCTCTCGCTGCGCCCCTTCGCCCAGTCGCTGCCGCCCGCCGTCTTCGACGACGTCTCCGACGCCGTCGCCTCCGCCGTCACCCGCGACCGGCACCTGTGGAGCGACGACCTGCTGCGCGGCGCCGGACTGGCCGCCGGAGTGCTGCTGCTCGTGCTCATGGGCTTCGTGCTCTGGTACGCCGACCCGGTGCGCCACGACATGCACGGCCTGCCCGGAGTCGTCGCCGGCGCCGTCGGCGTCCTGCTCACCGCCTTCGCCGGGGTGCGCGCACGGGTCTACCAGGACCGGGCCACCGCCGTGGCCCTCGGCCTCGGCGCCCTCCCGCTCCTGCTCATCGCCGGCTCCGGCATCGTCGGACCCGACGCCGGCCAGGGGCCGGGCCGGCTTCAGTTCCTGCTCGGCTGTGTGGCCGTCCTGGTCGCCGCCGTCACCCTGGTCGTCCTCACGCCCAGCGGGGACGCGCCGTTCGTCGCCGCGACCTTCCTGGCCACCGTCGGCACCCTCGCCACCTTCCTCGCGATCCTCGCCGAGTCGTCCGCCACCGAGACCGCAGCGGTCTGCGCCCCGGTGGCCATCGGCCTGGTCGCCTTCCTGCCCGGCCTCTCGGCCCGTTTCGCCCGCCTCCCCATCGGATACGCCGCCCCGCGCAGCGCCGCCGACGAGGAGTTCCACGCCGAGCCCGGCCAGCCGCTGCCCGACGAGGCCCAGCCGGTCGACGGCGAGCGCGTCGCCCTCCAGGCCCGCCGCGGCCACGAGATGCTCCTCGGCCTGGTCGGCGGCTGCGCGGCCGTCGTCGTGGGCTCCGCCGCCGTGCTCGGCTTCGCCGGCCAGGTCTGGGGCCAGCTGCTGGCACTCGCCGCGGGTCTCGCGATGCTGCTGCGCGCCCGGCTCTTCCGCTACACCTCCCAGGTCGTCTGCGTCCTGGTCGCCGGCATCGTCGCCATCGCCCTGCTGATCCTCGGACTCTCCCTGAACCCGCCGGTGGACCTCGTGAAGGACCTCCTGATGTACGGGGACCGCGGCGGCCTGGACATCCGCACGATCTGGCTCACCGCGGCCGTGGCCGCCGGCGCCGCGCTGGTCACCGCGGTCGGCCTGATCATCCCCAGGAAGGGGCTCTCGCCCTTCTGGGGCCGGCTGCTCGACCTCACCGAGGGTTTCGTCCTGCTCTCCCTCGTCCCGCTCTGCCTGGCGGTCCTCGACGTCTTCGCCGCGGCCCGCTCACTCACCAGCAAGTAA
- the rpsO gene encoding 30S ribosomal protein S15, protein MSLDAATKKQIMAEFGTKEGDTGSPEVQVAMLSRRISDLTEHLKQHKHDHHSRRGLLILVGQRRRLLQYLAKKDIQRFRALVDRLGIRRGAAGGAK, encoded by the coding sequence GTGTCTCTCGACGCCGCTACGAAGAAGCAGATCATGGCCGAGTTCGGCACCAAGGAGGGCGACACCGGCTCCCCCGAGGTCCAGGTCGCGATGCTCTCCCGTCGTATCTCGGACCTGACCGAGCACCTCAAGCAGCACAAGCACGACCACCACTCCCGTCGTGGTCTGCTGATCCTGGTGGGCCAGCGCCGCCGCCTGCTGCAGTACCTGGCCAAGAAGGACATCCAGCGCTTCCGTGCGCTGGTCGACCGCCTGGGCATCCGCCGTGGCGCGGCCGGCGGTGCCAAGTAA
- a CDS encoding M16 family metallopeptidase, which yields MTSRSSVTTARPSSEGRAVARTQTLLPGKDGIGTVRRTTLPGGLRIVTETLPSVRSATFGIWAHVGSRDETPTLNGATHYLEHLLFKGTGRRSALDISAALDAVGGEMNAFTAKEYTCYYARVLDTDLPLAIDVVCDMLTGSLILESDVDAERGVILEEIAMTEDDPGDVVHDLFAQTMFGDTPLGRPVLGTVDTVNALDRGRIARFYKKHYDPTHLVVAAAGNIDHATVVRQVRRAFEKAGALGRPDARPVAPRDGRRTIRAAGRVDVLGRRTEQAHVVLGMPGLARTDERRWALGVLNTALGGGMSSRLFQEVREKRGLAYSVYSYTSGFADCGLFGVYAGCRPNQIHDVLAICRDELDKVASEGLTADEISRAIGQLSGSTVLGLEDTGALMNRIGKSELCWGTQMSVDDMLARIAAVTPDEVREVAREVLGQRPSLSVIGPVKDKQADRLHESVS from the coding sequence GTGACGTCCCGTAGTTCCGTGACGACGGCCCGCCCCTCCTCGGAGGGGCGGGCCGTCGCCCGTACCCAAACGCTTCTCCCGGGCAAGGACGGCATCGGCACGGTCCGTCGCACGACCCTCCCCGGCGGCCTGCGGATCGTCACCGAGACACTGCCCTCCGTGCGCTCCGCCACCTTCGGCATCTGGGCACACGTGGGCTCCCGCGACGAGACGCCCACGCTCAACGGCGCCACCCACTACCTGGAGCACCTCCTCTTCAAGGGCACCGGGCGGCGCAGCGCCCTCGACATCTCCGCCGCGCTCGACGCGGTCGGCGGCGAGATGAACGCCTTCACCGCGAAGGAGTACACCTGCTACTACGCGCGGGTCCTCGACACCGATCTGCCTCTGGCGATCGACGTCGTCTGTGACATGCTCACCGGCTCCCTGATCCTGGAGAGCGACGTCGACGCGGAGCGCGGTGTCATCCTCGAGGAGATCGCGATGACCGAGGACGACCCGGGCGACGTGGTGCACGACCTGTTCGCGCAGACCATGTTCGGCGACACCCCGCTGGGCCGACCGGTCCTCGGCACCGTCGACACCGTCAACGCCCTCGACCGCGGCCGGATCGCCCGCTTCTACAAGAAGCACTACGACCCCACCCACCTGGTCGTCGCGGCGGCGGGCAACATCGACCACGCCACCGTGGTGCGCCAGGTCCGTCGGGCCTTCGAGAAGGCCGGCGCGCTCGGCCGCCCCGACGCCCGCCCCGTCGCCCCCCGCGACGGCCGGCGCACCATCCGTGCCGCGGGCCGTGTCGACGTCCTCGGCCGCAGGACCGAGCAGGCCCATGTCGTGCTCGGCATGCCGGGCCTGGCCCGCACCGACGAGCGCCGCTGGGCGCTCGGCGTGCTGAACACCGCCCTCGGCGGCGGCATGTCCTCGCGGCTCTTCCAGGAGGTCCGGGAGAAACGCGGTCTGGCCTACAGCGTGTACTCGTACACCTCCGGATTCGCCGACTGCGGCCTCTTCGGCGTGTACGCGGGCTGCCGCCCCAACCAGATCCACGATGTTCTCGCGATCTGCCGGGACGAGCTCGACAAGGTGGCCTCCGAAGGACTGACCGCCGACGAGATCTCCCGTGCCATCGGGCAGCTCTCCGGTTCCACGGTCCTCGGGCTGGAGGACACCGGAGCGCTGATGAACCGCATCGGCAAGAGCGAACTGTGCTGGGGCACACAGATGTCGGTCGACGACATGCTCGCCCGGATCGCCGCGGTGACCCCGGACGAGGTCCGCGAGGTCGCCCGCGAGGTGCTCGGACAGCGGCCCTCGCTGTCCGTCATAGGGCCAGTGAAGGACAAGCAGGCGGACCGCCTGCACGAATCCGTCTCCTAG
- a CDS encoding polyribonucleotide nucleotidyltransferase: MENETHYAEAVIDNGTFGTRTIRFETGRLAKQAAGSAVAYLDDDTMVLSATTASKRPKDQLDFFPLTVDVEERMYAAGKIPGSFFRREGRPSEDAILTCRLIDRPLRPSFAKGLRNEIQIVETIMALNPDHLYDVIAINAASCSTQLAGLPFSGPIGGTRVALIKGQWVAFPTHTELEDAVFDMVVAGRVLEDGDVAIMMVEAEATEKTIELVKGGAEAPTEEVVAAGLEAAKPFIKALCKAQSDLAAKAAKPTGEFPVFLDYQDDVLEALSAAVKSELAQALTIAGKQERETELDRIKELAAEKLLPAFEGREKEISGAYRALTKKLVRERIIKDKVRIDGRGITDIRTLAAEVEAIPRVHGSALFERGETQILGVTTLNMLRMEQQLDTLSPVTRKRYMHNYNFPPYSVGETGRVGSPKRREIGHGALAERAIVPVLPTREEFPYAIRQVSEALGSNGSTSMGSVCASTMSLLNAGVPLKAPVAGIAMGLISEEVDGKTHYVALTDILGAEDAFGDMDFKVAGTKTFVTALQLDTKLDGIPASVLAAALKQARDARLHILDVMNEAIDVPDEMSPNAPRIITVKIPVDKIGEVIGPKGKMINQIQEDTGADITIEDDGTIYIGAAQGSQAEAARATINGIANPTMPEVGERYLGTVVKTTTFGAFVSLLPGKDGLLHISQIRKLAGGKRVENVEDVLAVGSKVQVEIAEIDQRGKLSLIPVVADEEGAAEGTDKKDDADQ, from the coding sequence GTGGAGAACGAGACCCACTACGCCGAGGCCGTCATCGACAACGGCACCTTCGGCACCCGCACGATCCGCTTCGAGACGGGCCGTCTGGCCAAGCAGGCCGCCGGCTCCGCCGTCGCGTACCTGGACGACGACACGATGGTCCTCTCGGCCACCACCGCGTCCAAGCGCCCCAAGGACCAGCTCGACTTCTTCCCCCTGACGGTGGACGTCGAGGAGCGGATGTACGCGGCCGGCAAGATCCCCGGCTCCTTCTTCCGCCGGGAGGGCCGCCCCTCCGAGGACGCGATCCTCACCTGCCGCCTGATCGACCGGCCGCTGCGCCCGTCCTTCGCCAAGGGCCTGCGCAACGAGATCCAGATCGTCGAGACGATCATGGCGCTCAACCCCGATCACCTCTACGACGTGATCGCGATCAACGCCGCCTCCTGCTCCACGCAGCTGGCCGGCCTGCCCTTCTCCGGCCCGATCGGCGGCACCCGTGTCGCGCTGATCAAGGGCCAGTGGGTCGCCTTCCCGACGCACACCGAGCTCGAGGACGCCGTCTTCGACATGGTGGTCGCCGGCCGCGTCCTGGAGGACGGCGACGTCGCGATCATGATGGTCGAGGCCGAGGCCACCGAGAAGACGATCGAGCTCGTCAAGGGCGGCGCGGAGGCGCCGACCGAAGAGGTCGTCGCCGCCGGTCTCGAGGCCGCGAAGCCCTTCATCAAGGCCCTGTGCAAGGCCCAGTCGGACCTCGCCGCCAAGGCCGCCAAGCCGACCGGCGAGTTCCCGGTCTTCCTCGACTACCAGGACGACGTCCTGGAGGCGCTGTCCGCCGCGGTCAAGAGCGAGCTCGCCCAGGCGCTCACCATCGCCGGCAAGCAGGAGCGCGAGACCGAGCTCGACCGCATCAAGGAGCTCGCCGCCGAGAAGCTCCTCCCGGCCTTCGAGGGCCGCGAGAAGGAGATCTCCGGCGCCTACCGCGCGCTGACCAAGAAGCTGGTCCGCGAGCGGATCATCAAGGACAAGGTCCGCATCGACGGCCGCGGGATCACGGACATCCGTACCCTCGCCGCCGAGGTCGAGGCCATCCCGCGCGTGCACGGCTCGGCGCTCTTCGAGCGTGGCGAGACCCAGATCCTGGGCGTCACCACCCTCAACATGCTCCGGATGGAGCAGCAGCTGGACACCCTCTCCCCGGTGACCCGCAAGCGCTACATGCACAACTACAACTTCCCGCCGTACTCCGTCGGCGAGACCGGCCGCGTGGGTTCGCCCAAGCGCCGCGAGATCGGCCACGGAGCGCTCGCCGAGCGCGCCATCGTGCCGGTGCTGCCGACGCGCGAGGAGTTCCCCTACGCGATCCGCCAGGTGTCCGAGGCCCTCGGCTCCAACGGCTCGACGTCCATGGGCTCGGTCTGCGCCTCCACCATGTCGCTGCTGAACGCCGGTGTGCCGCTGAAGGCGCCCGTCGCCGGCATCGCCATGGGCCTGATCTCCGAGGAGGTCGACGGCAAGACCCACTACGTCGCCCTGACCGACATCCTCGGCGCCGAGGACGCGTTCGGCGACATGGACTTCAAGGTCGCCGGCACGAAGACCTTCGTCACCGCGCTTCAGCTCGACACCAAGCTCGACGGCATTCCCGCCTCGGTCCTGGCCGCCGCGCTGAAGCAGGCCCGTGACGCGCGTCTGCACATCCTCGACGTGATGAACGAGGCCATCGACGTTCCGGACGAGATGTCCCCGAACGCGCCGCGCATCATCACCGTCAAGATTCCGGTGGACAAGATCGGCGAGGTCATCGGCCCCAAGGGCAAGATGATCAACCAGATCCAGGAGGACACCGGCGCCGACATCACGATCGAGGACGACGGCACCATCTACATCGGTGCCGCCCAGGGCTCGCAGGCCGAGGCCGCCCGCGCCACGATCAACGGCATCGCCAACCCGACCATGCCGGAGGTCGGCGAGCGCTACCTGGGTACGGTCGTCAAGACCACCACCTTCGGTGCGTTCGTCTCGCTGCTCCCGGGCAAGGACGGCCTGCTGCACATCTCGCAGATCCGCAAGCTCGCCGGTGGCAAGCGCGTGGAGAACGTCGAGGACGTGCTCGCGGTCGGCTCCAAGGTCCAGGTGGAGATCGCCGAGATCGACCAGCGCGGCAAGCTCTCGCTGATCCCCGTGGTCGCCGACGAAGAGGGTGCCGCCGAGGGCACCGACAAGAAGGACGACGCCGACCAGTGA